One Dysgonomonadaceae bacterium PH5-43 DNA segment encodes these proteins:
- a CDS encoding aldose 1-epimerase (product_source=KO:K01785; cath_funfam=2.70.98.10; cog=COG2017; ko=KO:K01785; pfam=PF01263; superfamily=74650) has protein sequence MIMKKILLTLATGLLLISCGGDKNKQEFASGLAVTDFEQSTEQGTNQLFVIKNTKGMEVSVINIGARIIAAMVPDKSGNLINVVDGYKTLEPYLNLKDYKGAVLGRYAGRISGGEISLDRVTYRLRTNESTTMFNGGPRGFSSRYFNIEQPDESTLVCNYFSTDKKEEGGLPGNLDVTVTYKVTEDNSIDIAYEATVSRATYINLTNNMPFNLSGAEVGAISDYSLLINAPSYIEVNEDKIPTGKILPVKGDFDFTSSKEIDTTKAYDVMYALNTIEGTKSLAAKLSSASTGVNVEVYTTEPGIQLYTASDKPVVVMQTQHFPDSPHQESFPTTILRKDSTYYSNTIYKFGLN, from the coding sequence ATGATCATGAAGAAAATCTTATTAACATTAGCTACTGGTTTGTTGCTTATTTCTTGTGGTGGAGATAAAAACAAACAAGAATTTGCTTCGGGTTTAGCAGTTACTGACTTTGAACAGTCGACTGAACAAGGTACAAATCAGTTGTTTGTAATTAAAAATACTAAAGGAATGGAAGTTTCTGTTATTAATATCGGAGCTCGTATCATAGCGGCTATGGTGCCTGATAAAAGCGGAAACTTAATTAACGTAGTAGACGGTTATAAAACATTAGAGCCTTATTTGAACCTTAAAGACTATAAGGGTGCTGTTTTAGGTCGTTACGCTGGTCGTATTTCAGGAGGTGAAATATCTTTAGATAGAGTAACTTATCGTTTGCGCACCAATGAATCAACAACAATGTTTAATGGTGGACCTCGTGGATTTAGTTCTCGTTACTTTAATATAGAACAACCAGATGAAAGCACTTTGGTTTGTAACTATTTTTCTACCGACAAAAAAGAAGAAGGTGGTTTGCCAGGTAATCTTGATGTAACGGTTACTTATAAAGTTACAGAAGATAATTCTATCGACATTGCTTATGAAGCTACGGTTAGTAGAGCTACATATATAAATCTTACTAACAATATGCCTTTCAATCTTTCGGGAGCTGAAGTAGGTGCAATATCTGATTATTCTTTGTTGATTAATGCTCCTTCTTATATTGAAGTTAATGAAGATAAAATACCTACAGGTAAAATACTTCCTGTGAAAGGCGATTTCGATTTTACTTCTTCTAAAGAGATAGATACAACTAAAGCCTATGATGTAATGTATGCCCTTAATACAATAGAAGGAACTAAAAGTTTAGCAGCTAAATTGTCAAGTGCATCTACAGGGGTTAATGTTGAAGTTTATACAACAGAGCCAGGAATACAGTTATACACTGCATCAGATAAACCAGTTGTAGTAATGCAAACTCAACACTTCCCTGATTCTCCACATCAAGAAAGTTTCCCTACTACAATCTTAAGAAAAGATTCAACTTACTATAGCAACACTATATATAAGTTTGGATTGAATTAA
- a CDS encoding aspartate aminotransferase (product_source=KO:K00812; cath_funfam=3.40.640.10; cog=COG0436; ko=KO:K00812; pfam=PF00155; superfamily=53383) translates to MSQVSERLAALSPSETLAMSQKSNELKAQGIDVINLSVGEPDFNTPDFIKEAAKKAVDNNFSFYSPVPGYPALRNAIVAKLKKENGLDYKPEQIVCSNGAKQSVCNVLLSIIGAGDEVIVPAPYWVSYVEMVKLAEGTNVIVTAGIEQDFKITPSQLEAAITPKTKAIILCSPSNPTGSVYSKEELKGLADVLAKYPNITIIADEIYEHINYVGKHESIAQFENVRERVVIINGVSKGYAMTGWRLGWIAAPQWIASACNKLQGQYTSGPCSIAQKAAEAAYTGPQECVGTMREAFERRRNLMVELASNIEGFKVSKPQGAFYLFPDCSYYIGKSFNGKKMENSADLAMFLLEEGHVAAVGGMAFGAPNCIRFSYATSDEQLVEAMKRVKETLAKLS, encoded by the coding sequence ATGTCTCAAGTATCAGAACGTTTGGCTGCCTTGTCTCCATCAGAGACGTTAGCTATGTCGCAAAAAAGTAATGAGCTAAAAGCTCAAGGTATTGATGTGATTAATCTAAGTGTGGGAGAACCCGATTTTAATACTCCCGACTTTATTAAAGAAGCAGCAAAGAAAGCCGTAGACAATAACTTTTCTTTCTACTCGCCAGTTCCTGGTTATCCTGCATTAAGAAATGCAATAGTAGCAAAACTAAAAAAAGAAAATGGCTTAGACTATAAACCAGAACAAATTGTTTGTTCTAATGGAGCAAAACAATCGGTATGTAACGTATTGCTTTCTATTATTGGTGCTGGCGATGAAGTAATTGTGCCTGCTCCTTATTGGGTTAGCTATGTAGAAATGGTTAAGCTTGCCGAAGGTACAAACGTAATAGTTACTGCTGGTATTGAACAAGACTTCAAAATTACTCCATCTCAGTTAGAAGCTGCAATTACTCCTAAAACAAAAGCGATTATTCTTTGCTCTCCTTCTAATCCTACAGGAAGCGTTTATTCTAAAGAAGAATTAAAAGGCTTAGCTGATGTATTGGCTAAATATCCTAACATAACTATTATTGCTGACGAAATTTACGAACATATTAATTATGTAGGCAAACACGAAAGTATTGCTCAGTTTGAGAACGTTCGCGAACGTGTAGTTATTATAAACGGAGTATCTAAAGGCTACGCAATGACTGGCTGGCGTTTAGGTTGGATAGCAGCTCCTCAGTGGATAGCTTCTGCTTGTAATAAATTGCAAGGACAATACACGTCAGGTCCTTGTTCTATTGCACAAAAAGCAGCCGAAGCAGCTTATACTGGCCCGCAAGAATGTGTAGGAACTATGCGTGAAGCTTTCGAACGTCGTCGTAACCTTATGGTAGAATTGGCAAGTAATATAGAAGGCTTTAAGGTAAGCAAACCTCAAGGAGCTTTCTACTTATTCCCCGATTGTTCTTATTATATAGGTAAATCATTCAACGGAAAGAAAATGGAAAACTCTGCCGACTTAGCTATGTTCTTATTAGAAGAAGGACACGTTGCTGCTGTTGGCGGTATGGCTTTTGGTGCGCCTAATTGTATTCGTTTCTCTTATGCTACTTCCGACGAACAGTTGGTTGAGGCTATGAAAAGAGTAAAAGAAACTTTAGCAAAACTAAGCTAA
- a CDS encoding acyl-CoA thioesterase (product_source=KO:K02614; cath_funfam=3.10.129.10; cog=COG2050; ko=KO:K02614; pfam=PF03061; superfamily=54637; tigrfam=TIGR02286), with translation MTLKDFFKNDKYAELSGVELIEIGEGRARTKMNVNESHFNAGNVVQGGAIFTLADLAFAAAAHSYGYLTVSLETSIRFFKSTNSGTLYAEANIVNKHPKIPTYEVEITDEHGTLIALFTVTGYTKNIPITTDK, from the coding sequence ATGACTCTCAAAGATTTTTTTAAGAACGATAAATATGCCGAACTCTCAGGTGTAGAACTTATCGAGATAGGAGAAGGCAGAGCCCGAACCAAGATGAATGTAAATGAAAGTCACTTCAATGCAGGCAACGTAGTGCAGGGAGGTGCAATATTTACACTCGCCGATTTGGCTTTCGCAGCAGCAGCTCATTCTTATGGTTACTTAACCGTGTCGTTAGAAACAAGCATTCGATTCTTTAAGAGTACTAATAGCGGAACGCTTTACGCCGAAGCGAACATAGTGAACAAGCACCCGAAAATTCCAACTTACGAAGTTGAAATTACCGATGAACACGGCACTTTAATAGCTTTGTTTACCGTAACGGGATATACTAAAAACATTCCAATTACTACCGATAAATAA
- a CDS encoding alanine racemase (product_source=TIGR00492; cath_funfam=2.40.37.10,3.20.20.10,3.40.1190.10,3.40.1390.10; cog=COG0770,COG0787; ko=KO:K01798; pfam=PF00842,PF01168,PF08245; smart=SM00717,SM01005; superfamily=50621,51419,53244,53623,63418; tigrfam=TIGR00492,TIGR01143), whose amino-acid sequence MKLSVRDIVSVIDCRGVINNPDANISILLTDSRSLLYSKETLFFALITEHDDGHKYIADLYNKGVRNFAIIKGHCSLDIQSDANYIEVSDTLQALQSLGSYVRSLFNIPIVGITGSNGKTIIKEWLYQLLHDKYSIVRSPRSYNSQIGVPLSVWQLSEQAELGIFEAGISLRGEMDKLENIIKPNIGIVTTIGDAHQENFTSLEEKCMEKLSLFDNSQCVIYNEDNELIKRCVEKKGFVNKVFSWSTTNSNASLFISQIEKYDNHTIISYNEKTIQIPFTDKASIENAITSLAFLLYLCSDIKDISERFQKLEPVAMRLDVSSGINGNILINDTYNSDINSLSIALDFLQRRSVDKQLKKTLILSDILQSGIEPNVFYAKVAELISQKGIQQVIGIGKSLMSRSHLFNIEREFYATTEEFLASGSWRNIKNSIILIKGSREFRFERITEQLEEKAHQTVLDVNLDAIIHNLKYFRSLIKPDTKIICMVKAFGYGVGSYELAKTLQERGADYLAVALADEGAELRREGISMPIIVMNPEKHAFNTIFDYNLEPEIYNINMLEAFVRESERRGILKYPVHIKLDTGMNRLGFTYNDIENIADKLNNRTGVEVKSMFSHLAGSDSLLFDSFTKQQIDTFKRNADRLESLLNYKPLRHILNSAGIERFPEAQFDMVRLGIGLYGISAKDNEVLKPVASLKTRILQIRNVELGETVGYSRKGVIDKPSRIAILPIGYADGFDRRLGNGKGKVMLNGNVVSTIGNICMDISMLDVTNVEANEGDEVIIFGEDITITQLAEQLETIPYEILTSISPRVKRIYYKE is encoded by the coding sequence ATGAAACTGTCGGTTCGAGACATAGTATCGGTAATAGATTGTCGTGGAGTAATAAATAATCCCGATGCAAATATTAGTATATTATTAACAGATAGTCGATCTTTGTTGTATTCTAAAGAAACTTTGTTTTTCGCTCTTATTACCGAGCACGACGATGGTCATAAATATATTGCAGACCTATATAATAAAGGTGTTCGCAATTTTGCTATAATAAAAGGGCACTGCTCTTTAGACATTCAATCTGATGCAAACTATATTGAAGTGAGCGATACTTTGCAAGCTTTACAGAGTTTAGGAAGTTATGTTCGTTCATTATTTAATATACCTATTGTTGGAATAACTGGTAGTAACGGCAAGACTATAATAAAGGAATGGCTCTATCAATTGTTGCACGATAAATATTCTATAGTGCGTTCTCCGCGTAGTTATAATTCGCAGATAGGAGTTCCTTTGTCGGTTTGGCAGTTGAGCGAACAAGCCGAGTTAGGTATATTCGAGGCTGGTATTTCTCTTAGAGGGGAAATGGATAAGCTCGAAAACATTATTAAGCCTAACATCGGAATTGTAACCACTATTGGAGATGCTCATCAAGAAAACTTTACTTCATTGGAAGAGAAGTGTATGGAGAAGCTGTCTTTATTCGATAATTCTCAATGTGTTATTTACAATGAAGATAACGAATTGATTAAGCGATGTGTTGAGAAAAAAGGTTTTGTGAATAAAGTTTTCTCTTGGTCTACAACTAATAGTAATGCATCTCTTTTTATTTCCCAAATAGAAAAATATGATAACCATACCATTATAAGCTATAATGAAAAGACAATACAAATCCCTTTTACCGATAAAGCAAGTATAGAGAATGCTATAACCTCTTTAGCTTTCCTATTGTATTTGTGTTCTGATATAAAAGATATTTCGGAGCGTTTTCAAAAACTCGAACCTGTAGCTATGCGATTAGATGTAAGTTCTGGCATTAATGGGAACATACTTATAAACGATACTTACAACTCAGATATTAATTCGTTATCAATAGCTTTAGACTTCTTACAACGTCGCTCGGTAGATAAGCAATTAAAAAAGACTCTTATACTTTCCGATATTCTTCAGTCGGGTATAGAGCCAAATGTTTTTTATGCAAAGGTAGCAGAACTTATTAGTCAAAAAGGTATTCAACAAGTAATAGGAATAGGGAAGAGCTTAATGTCTCGATCTCATCTTTTTAATATCGAAAGAGAATTTTATGCTACAACAGAAGAGTTCCTTGCTTCGGGAAGTTGGAGGAATATAAAAAACTCTATAATATTGATTAAAGGTTCTCGGGAATTTCGTTTTGAACGAATTACTGAGCAGTTAGAAGAAAAGGCACATCAAACAGTGCTTGATGTTAACCTCGATGCAATTATTCATAATCTTAAATATTTTCGTTCGCTAATTAAGCCAGATACAAAGATAATATGTATGGTTAAGGCTTTTGGTTACGGAGTAGGGTCGTATGAGTTGGCAAAAACTCTTCAAGAGCGAGGTGCCGATTATTTGGCTGTTGCTTTAGCCGACGAAGGGGCAGAGCTTAGAAGAGAAGGTATTTCAATGCCTATAATAGTAATGAATCCGGAAAAGCACGCCTTTAATACTATTTTCGATTATAACCTTGAGCCTGAAATCTACAATATTAATATGCTTGAAGCTTTTGTTAGAGAGTCAGAACGACGAGGTATACTCAAATATCCTGTGCATATAAAGTTAGATACTGGAATGAATCGTTTGGGTTTTACTTATAACGATATAGAAAACATTGCCGATAAGTTGAACAACAGAACGGGAGTAGAAGTGAAGTCGATGTTTTCGCACTTGGCAGGTAGCGATTCTTTGTTATTCGATAGCTTTACTAAACAGCAGATAGATACATTTAAGCGTAATGCCGACAGATTAGAGTCGCTATTAAATTACAAGCCACTCCGACATATATTAAATTCGGCAGGAATAGAAAGATTTCCAGAAGCTCAGTTCGATATGGTAAGATTAGGAATTGGTCTTTATGGTATATCAGCAAAAGATAATGAAGTGTTAAAGCCTGTTGCTTCTCTTAAAACAAGAATATTACAGATACGAAATGTAGAATTAGGAGAAACTGTGGGCTATAGTCGCAAAGGAGTAATTGATAAACCTTCTCGAATAGCAATATTGCCGATTGGTTATGCTGATGGATTCGACCGTCGTCTGGGCAATGGGAAAGGAAAAGTTATGCTTAATGGGAATGTCGTATCTACCATAGGCAATATATGTATGGATATTTCTATGCTTGATGTAACTAATGTTGAAGCTAACGAAGGCGATGAGGTTATCATTTTTGGAGAGGATATAACTATTACACAGTTGGCTGAGCAGTTAGAAACTATTCCTTACGAGATACTTACGTCTATATCGCCAAGAGTAAAAAGAATATATTATAAGGAGTAA
- a CDS encoding cysteinyl-tRNA synthetase (product_source=KO:K01883; cath_funfam=1.20.120.640,3.40.50.620; cog=COG0215; ko=KO:K01883; pfam=PF01406,PF09190; smart=SM00840; superfamily=47323,52374; tigrfam=TIGR00435) — MEKKLYIYNTLTRKKELFESIIPERVGLYVCGPTVYGDPHLGHARPAITFDILFRYLSHLGYKVRYVRNITDVGHLVNDADEGEDKIAKKAKLENLEPMEVVQYYLNRYHKAMEALNVLPPSIEPHASGHVIEQIQLVKDILDRGYAYESKGSVYFDVDKYNKEYNYGVLSGRNIEDMLNTTRELDGQDEKNKSYDFALWKKASPEHIMRWPSPWSDGFPGWHLECTAMSKKYLGEKFDIHGGGMDLIFPHHECEIAQSVASTGYDSVRYWMHNNMLTINGQKMGKSYNNFINLEEFFTGTHELLTQPYAPMTIRFFVLQAHYRSTVDFSNEALQASEKGLSRLLDAYDKIGKLEPESTESTVDIAELINKSYEAMNDDLNTPIVISYLFEAAKIINSAVAKQVSLTAQDIEQLKNFFNTFLFDLLGVKNELKDSNASFESFSKAIDMLLEMRMQAKVNKDWATSDKIRNELTALGFEIKDTKDGYEWKLNR; from the coding sequence ATGGAAAAGAAACTTTATATCTACAATACACTAACAAGAAAGAAAGAGTTGTTTGAGTCTATAATACCCGAAAGAGTAGGGCTTTATGTTTGTGGACCTACTGTTTATGGCGACCCACATTTAGGACACGCTCGTCCTGCCATAACATTTGATATTCTATTCCGTTATCTTTCTCATTTAGGATATAAGGTAAGATATGTAAGAAACATTACCGATGTAGGACACTTGGTTAATGATGCCGATGAGGGAGAAGACAAGATAGCAAAGAAAGCTAAATTGGAAAACCTTGAACCTATGGAGGTTGTTCAGTATTACTTAAACCGTTATCACAAAGCTATGGAAGCGCTTAATGTGTTGCCTCCAAGTATAGAACCTCACGCAAGTGGTCACGTTATAGAGCAAATTCAATTAGTTAAAGATATATTGGATAGAGGTTACGCTTACGAAAGCAAAGGCTCTGTATATTTCGATGTTGATAAATACAATAAAGAGTATAACTACGGAGTGTTGTCGGGGCGTAATATAGAAGATATGCTTAACACAACTCGCGAACTTGATGGTCAGGACGAGAAAAACAAATCTTACGACTTTGCTCTCTGGAAAAAGGCTTCGCCCGAACATATTATGCGTTGGCCTTCGCCTTGGAGTGATGGTTTTCCAGGTTGGCACTTAGAGTGTACGGCTATGAGCAAGAAGTATCTTGGCGAAAAATTCGATATTCACGGAGGAGGAATGGACTTGATATTCCCTCACCACGAGTGCGAAATAGCTCAAAGTGTGGCTTCTACAGGATACGACTCTGTGAGATATTGGATGCATAATAATATGCTTACAATAAACGGACAAAAGATGGGTAAGTCTTATAATAACTTCATAAACCTTGAAGAGTTCTTTACTGGAACTCACGAGTTGCTTACTCAGCCTTACGCACCTATGACTATCCGTTTCTTTGTGCTTCAAGCTCATTATAGAAGTACTGTAGATTTTAGTAACGAAGCTTTGCAGGCTTCCGAAAAGGGATTGTCTCGACTTCTTGATGCTTACGATAAAATAGGTAAGTTAGAACCAGAAAGTACAGAATCAACTGTTGATATAGCCGAACTTATAAACAAAAGCTATGAGGCTATGAACGACGATTTGAATACTCCTATTGTTATTTCATATCTTTTCGAAGCCGCAAAAATAATCAATTCGGCAGTCGCAAAACAAGTAAGTCTTACGGCTCAAGACATCGAACAATTGAAAAACTTCTTCAATACATTCTTATTTGATCTTCTTGGTGTTAAAAACGAATTGAAAGACAGCAACGCTTCTTTTGAATCTTTCTCTAAAGCTATTGATATGTTGTTGGAAATGCGTATGCAAGCTAAAGTTAATAAAGACTGGGCAACATCAGACAAGATACGTAACGAACTTACTGCTTTAGGATTCGAGATAAAAGACACGAAAGATGGCTATGAGTGGAAATTAAATCGTTAA
- a CDS encoding hypothetical protein (product_source=Hypo-rule applied; cath_funfam=1.10.3670.10; cleavage_site_network=SignalP-noTM; pfam=PF07313; superfamily=54001), which yields MKRLSIVLSLVICLSVQAQQDNGKDEKVVTSFIKECEKDTVALSPNELLLKAAWHLMGTPYVGHTLEVNKEEQLVINLRELDCMTFVDNCLALSRTVRYANPDFDYFARQLKYIRYRNGIIQGYTSRLHYTSDWITDNINKNVVEDITHGIGGKKFYPEVSIMSTRPELYPALKSNPADLATMKEIENIINKRTTYYYLPKNEIKDKQHLIKDGDIICFVTSAKGVDIAHLGIAYRYKGGLTFIHASSKHKKVLVNPESLSDYCKAIKSNRGIIVLRSL from the coding sequence ATGAAAAGATTGTCAATTGTATTGAGTCTTGTAATTTGCCTATCAGTGCAGGCACAACAAGATAATGGAAAAGATGAAAAAGTTGTTACGTCTTTTATAAAAGAATGTGAGAAAGATACAGTCGCTTTGTCGCCTAACGAACTTCTACTTAAGGCGGCTTGGCATTTAATGGGAACTCCTTATGTTGGGCATACTTTAGAAGTTAATAAAGAGGAGCAATTAGTAATTAATCTTAGAGAGTTAGATTGTATGACTTTTGTTGATAACTGTTTAGCTTTGTCGAGAACAGTTAGATACGCTAATCCTGATTTCGATTACTTCGCACGACAATTAAAATATATAAGATACCGCAATGGTATAATTCAAGGATATACTTCTCGACTACATTATACATCTGATTGGATAACCGACAATATAAATAAAAATGTAGTTGAAGATATTACACACGGAATAGGAGGCAAGAAATTCTATCCCGAAGTTAGCATTATGTCTACTCGCCCAGAGTTATACCCTGCCCTTAAGTCTAATCCTGCCGATTTGGCTACGATGAAAGAGATAGAGAATATTATCAATAAAAGAACAACTTATTACTATCTCCCTAAAAATGAAATAAAAGACAAACAGCATCTTATTAAAGACGGAGATATTATATGCTTTGTAACAAGTGCCAAAGGCGTTGATATTGCTCACTTAGGAATAGCTTACCGATACAAAGGCGGACTTACATTTATCCACGCTTCATCGAAACATAAAAAAGTGTTAGTTAATCCAGAATCGCTGTCGGATTATTGCAAAGCCATTAAGAGCAATAGAGGAATTATTGTTCTGCGTTCGCTCTAA
- a CDS encoding tRNA U34 5-methylaminomethyl-2-thiouridine-forming methyltransferase MnmC (product_source=COG4121; cath_funfam=3.40.50.150; cog=COG4121; pfam=PF05430; superfamily=53335), with protein MQSPIVIQKTSDGSHTLYLPDMDEHYHSVNGAVQESLHVYINTAFNKCKKDEIRVLEMGFGTGLNALLTFMEAAKRNIKLHYTTLEKYPLTKEIISSLNYSDSDKELFEKIHTAEWNTPVNITEDRIIHKVHTDFNDYDYSLGTYDVVYYDAFAPDKQSEVWSEDLFNKIFLSMNTDGVLSTYCAKGEIRRRMQSAGFVVSRLPGPPGKREILMAQKN; from the coding sequence ATGCAATCGCCTATTGTTATACAAAAAACATCTGATGGCTCGCATACGTTGTACCTTCCAGATATGGACGAACACTATCATTCGGTAAACGGAGCAGTGCAAGAATCTCTACACGTGTATATAAATACAGCCTTTAATAAGTGCAAAAAGGACGAAATACGTGTGCTTGAAATGGGTTTTGGAACAGGATTAAACGCTTTGCTGACTTTTATGGAAGCGGCAAAGCGTAATATAAAACTACACTACACAACCTTAGAGAAATACCCCCTAACGAAAGAGATAATATCCTCGCTTAACTATTCAGATAGCGACAAAGAACTATTCGAAAAAATTCATACTGCCGAATGGAATACCCCTGTTAATATTACTGAAGATAGAATTATTCATAAAGTACATACCGATTTTAACGATTACGATTACTCTCTCGGCACCTACGACGTTGTTTATTACGATGCTTTTGCTCCTGATAAACAATCGGAAGTATGGAGCGAAGATTTGTTTAACAAAATATTTCTCTCTATGAATACTGATGGAGTCTTATCCACATATTGTGCAAAAGGAGAAATTCGCAGGCGAATGCAGTCGGCTGGCTTTGTTGTTAGTCGCCTACCTGGTCCTCCAGGGAAAAGAGAAATACTTATGGCGCAAAAAAACTAA
- a CDS encoding hypothetical protein (product_source=Hypo-rule applied; transmembrane_helix_parts=Inside_1_4,TMhelix_5_22,Outside_23_60), which yields MKQILYIGVIIVLILLARHFMGKVEDFPPVDTEEGELEEGEREEELEEEECENNNGEEVK from the coding sequence ATGAAACAAATACTATACATAGGAGTTATTATTGTTCTAATATTGCTGGCTCGACACTTTATGGGAAAGGTTGAAGACTTTCCGCCTGTAGATACTGAAGAAGGTGAGCTTGAAGAAGGTGAAAGAGAAGAAGAATTAGAGGAAGAGGAATGTGAAAATAATAATGGAGAAGAGGTAAAGTAA
- a CDS encoding magnesium transporter (product_source=KO:K03284; cath_funfam=1.20.58.340,3.30.460.20; cog=COG0598; ko=KO:K03284; pfam=PF01544; superfamily=143865,144083; tigrfam=TIGR00383; transmembrane_helix_parts=Inside_1_253,TMhelix_254_276,Outside_277_285,TMhelix_286_306,Inside_307_312), with translation MSEFKLFYHKDGAVKVSRSLEFLKKTPTDQYLWIDLNDVDEEVEAQLEDFLKIYIQEEEEMIEIETSSRYIETRDTLVVNSNFLLNSYERSPVSFILKNNILISVRSAELSSFTETVKKVFANPENYPTGYHVFLTLLETRVEFDADMIEEITGEITHLSNGIQDADESALIEIKNLQEKTMMFRENTIDKQRAVSNMLRSNQVPDELSPKLTILIKDINSLLEHIRFSFDRLDYLQDTFLGLLNIQQNKIIKIFTIVSVIFMPPTLIASIYGMNFKFMPELDWKYGYLFSLMMMIVSVVIILVFFKRKKYL, from the coding sequence ATGTCAGAATTCAAACTATTTTATCACAAAGATGGGGCGGTTAAAGTTAGCCGTAGTTTAGAATTTCTAAAGAAAACTCCTACAGATCAGTATCTGTGGATTGATCTTAATGATGTCGATGAAGAAGTAGAAGCTCAATTAGAAGATTTCTTGAAAATATATATTCAAGAAGAGGAAGAGATGATAGAGATTGAAACATCTTCTCGTTATATAGAAACTCGCGACACCTTAGTTGTTAATTCAAACTTCCTTCTTAATAGTTATGAACGAAGTCCAGTATCTTTTATTCTAAAAAACAATATTCTTATTTCTGTTAGAAGTGCAGAGCTTAGTTCTTTTACGGAAACAGTAAAGAAGGTATTTGCTAACCCAGAAAATTATCCGACTGGTTATCACGTATTCTTGACTTTGTTGGAAACGCGTGTCGAATTTGATGCGGATATGATTGAAGAGATAACGGGAGAGATTACACATTTAAGTAATGGGATACAAGATGCCGATGAAAGTGCTTTGATTGAAATCAAGAACCTTCAGGAAAAAACGATGATGTTTCGAGAGAACACTATTGATAAACAACGTGCCGTGTCGAATATGTTACGAAGCAATCAGGTGCCAGATGAACTAAGTCCTAAGCTTACAATTCTTATAAAGGATATTAACTCATTGTTGGAGCATATTAGATTTAGTTTCGACCGTCTTGACTATCTACAAGATACATTCCTCGGGCTACTTAATATTCAGCAGAATAAAATAATAAAGATATTTACTATTGTATCGGTTATATTTATGCCTCCAACACTAATAGCGAGTATATATGGTATGAACTTTAAGTTTATGCCCGAACTTGATTGGAAGTATGGATATTTGTTTTCTTTGATGATGATGATTGTTTCGGTTGTCATAATATTAGTTTTCTTTAAGAGGAAGAAATATCTTTAA